The following proteins are co-located in the Vigna unguiculata cultivar IT97K-499-35 chromosome 9, ASM411807v1, whole genome shotgun sequence genome:
- the LOC114162642 gene encoding probable LRR receptor-like serine/threonine-protein kinase At3g47570, translating into MTLLRLILLLCFLFTHFHHILCDSNTDREALLSFKSQVTDPKNALSAWSTNSSHCMWYGVTCSKLGNRVQSLNLPGLSLSGKLPPHLSNLTFLHSLDLSNNNFHGQIPTHFAHLSLLNVIHLSSNNLSGTIPSQLGYLHRLQILDFSVNNLTGQIPPSFADLSSLKNLSLARNRLDGDIPTELGNLLNLSILQISENNFSGKFPTSIFNISSLVFLSVTQNKLTGELPQNFGLFLPNLKYLYLATNMFEGVIPNSISNASQLQEIDLSNNKFTGPIPLFYNLKNLTHLILGNNSLSSTTLLNLQFFDSLRNSTKLQELLIYENHLTGELPKSFANLSSNLQHLCVADNYFIGNIPQGMKKFENIISLSFENNLFTGELPSEIGALNNLQQLLIYSNRLSGDIPDIFGNLTNLFSLAMGNNQLSGRIHQSIGQCKILSFLDLSMNRLGGTVPNEIFQLSGLGQLYLAGNSLQGPLPPKVGTMKQLEVMDISGNQLSGNIPEEIGECSTLKSLTMARNKFNGSIPTKIGNLASLENLDLSLNSLSGPIPQSLEKLEYMQKLNLSFNHLEGEVPKKGLFTNLTKFDVRGNNQLCSLNKEIVQNLRVHLCAVAKKKRKILLPIVLAVVGAIALFISTLFAFWTMMSREKKREEGKTSVSSAPPKGLPHNISYGDILTATNNFAAENLIGKGGFGSVYKGVFSFSTGETATLAVKVLDLQQSRASKSFIAECEALKNVRHRNLVKVITSCSSLDYKGEEFKALVMQFMPNGNLDMKIHPEDEESGCFLTLMQRLNIAIDVASAMEYLHHGCDPPIVHCDLKPANVLLDENMVAHIADFGLARFLSQNTSEKQSTIGLKGSIGYIAPEYGQGGKASTEGDVYSFGTLLLEMFTAKKPTDEIFKEGLSVSKFLSGMDENEMLKVVDRRLIDGYEYWKQSSSSEDYSDELSSKRDWMHKAEECIADVIRVGLCCTADQPKERCSMRDASSKLQTIKHSMLSFQL; encoded by the exons ATGACCCTATTGAGACTCATTTTGCTCTTATGTTTCCTATTTACTCATTTCCATCACATCCTATGTGACAGTAACACAGACAGAGAAGCCCTTCTTTCTTTCAAATCTCAAGTCACTGACCCTAAAAATGCTCTCTCTGCCTGGTCCACAAACTCCAGTCACTGCATGTGGTACGGTGTCACATGCTCCAAACTTGGAAACAGGGTCCAATCTCTGAATCTACCAGGACTTTCCCTCTCTGGCAAACTGCCCCCTCACCTTTCCAACCTCACTTTCCTACACTCACTTGACCTTTCCAACAACAATTTTCATGGCCAAATTCCCACACACTTTGCCCATCTCTCACTTCTCAATGTCATTCACTTATCATCCAACAATCTCAGTGGTACAATTCCATCACAACTGGGTTATCTCCACCGTCtacaaattttagatttttctgTCAATAATCTCACAGGTCAGATTCCTCCATCTTTTGCCGATCTCTCTTCTCTTAAGAATCTTTCCTTGGCAAGGAACCGTTTGGATGGGGACATTCCAACTGAACTTGGTAATCTCCTCAATCTTTCCATTCTTCAAATCTCAGAGAACAATTTCTCTGGCAAGTTTCCCACTTCTATCTTCAACATCTCTTCCTTAGTCTTCTTATCTGTCACACAAAACAAGCTCACAGGTGAGTTACCACAAAATTTTGGCCTTTTTCTCCCAAATTTAAAGTATCTATACCTGGCAACTAATATGTTTGAAGGGGTAATTCCGAATTCCATATCCAATGCCTCACAACTTCAAGAGATTGACCTTTCCAACAATAAATTTACTGGACCCATACCTCTATTCTACAACTTAAAGAACCTTACCCACCTCATTCTTGGTAATAATTCTCTCTCTTCCACAACCTTGTTAAATCTTCAGTTCTTTGATAGCCTTAGAAACTCCACCAAGTTGCAGGAACTCCTGATCTATGAAAACCACTTGACTGGGGAGCTACCAAAATCTTTTGCTAATCTGTCATCAAATCTCCAACATTTATGTGTTGCTGATAACTATTTTATTGGCAACATTCCTCAAGGAAtgaagaaatttgaaaatatcatATCCTTGTCCTTTGAAAATAATCTTTTCACTGGAGAGTTACCATCAGAAATAGGAGCACTCAATAATCTACAGCAACTTCTTATATACAGCAACAGATTGTCTGGGGACATTCCAGACATTTTTGGCAATCTCACAAATCTCTTTTCCCTTGCAATGGGAAATAACCAACTCTCGGGTAGAATTCACCAAAGTATTGGACAATGCAAGATATTATCTTTTCTTGACTTGAGCATGAATAGACTTGGTGGGACCGTACCAAATGAGATCTTTCAACTTTCTGGCTTAGGACAATTATATTTAGCAGGAAACTCTCTGCAAGGTCCACTTCCTCCTAAGGTAGGCACCATGAAACAGCTCGAGGTCATGGATATTTCTGGCAACCAGTTGTCAGGGAACATTCCTGAGGAAATAGGGGAGTGTTCAACCTTGAAGTCGCTAACGATGGCAAGAAACAAATTCAATGGTTCAATCCCAACTAAAATTGGGAATTTGGCATCCCTAGAGAATTTGGATTTATCATTAAACAGTCTCTCCGGTCCTATTCCTCAAAGTTTAGAAAAGCTCGAGTATATGcagaaattaaatttgtctTTCAACCATTTGGAAGGAGAGGTTCCTAAGAAAGGTCTTTTTACGAACCTAACCAAATTTGATGTTCGAGGTAACAATCAACTCTGTAGCCTTAACAAGGAAATTGTCCAGAATTTGAGAGTACACCTTTGTGCTGTtgccaaaaagaaaagaaagattttaCTGCCTATCGTACTTGCTGTCGTTGGTGCTATTGCTTTGTTCATTTCAACGCTCTTTGCATTTTGGACAATGATGtcaagagagaagaaaagagaagaggGGAAAACTAGTGTGTCATCTGCCCCTCCTAAAGGGCTGCCTCATAATATTTCTTACGGCGATATTCTCACTGCCACAAACAACTTTGCAGCTGAAAACTTGATCGGAAAAGGAGGCTTTGGTTCTGTGTATAAGGGTGTGTTCAGCTTCAGCACTGGCGAAACCGCCACTCTCGCTGTCAAAGTCCTGGACCTGCAGCAGAGCAGAGCTTCCAAGAGTTTCATTGCTGAGTGCGAAGCTTTGAAAAATGTCAGGCACCGGAACCTAGTAAAGGTTATTACTTCTTGCTCCAGCCTTGATTATAAAGGCGAGGAATTTAAGGCCCTTGTGATGCAATTCATGCCCAATGGCAACTTGGACATGAAAATACACCCGGAAGATGAAGAGTCGGGATGTTTTCTAACCTTGATGCAAAGACTGAACATTGCCATTGATGTTGCGTCTGCTATGGAGTACTTGCACCATGGCTGCGACCCACCAATAGTTCATTGTGATCTGAAACCTGCCAATGTCCTTCTGGATGAAAATATGGTGGCACATATTGCAGATTTTGGATTGGCAAGGTTTCTCTCCCAAAATACATCAGAGAAGCAAAGCACTATAGGACTGAAAGGATCCATCGGCTACATTGCCCCAG AATATGGTCAAGGAGGCAAGGCTTCGACCGAGGGCGATGTGTACAGTTTTGGGACTCTACTGTTAGAGATGTTTACGGCCAAAAAACCAACTGATGAAATATTCAAAGAAGGATTGAGCGTAAGCAAATTTTTGTCAGGCATGGATGAGAATGAAATGCTGAAGGTTGTTGATAGAAGGCTTATTGATGGTTATGAATATTGGAAACAAAGCTCGAGCAGTGAGGACTATAGCGATGAACTTAGCAGCAAAAGAGATTGGATGCATAAAGCGGAGGAGTGCATAGCTGATGTGATAAGAGTTGGGTTGTGTTGCACGGCTGATCAACCCAAAGAACGATGCAGCATGAGAGACGCCTCATCAAAATTGCAAACAATTAAGCACTCTATGCTGTCCTTTCAACTTTAG
- the LOC114196043 gene encoding uncharacterized protein LOC114196043, producing the protein MWKVTHKRKNGTYVNDEAMEIGEKIDELMLKNPETASEISPNDPIGVIFGKEHPGRVRGLSYGACPTLAFQQSTTRIRGINFASPDAASPHDKDKFVKIENELATVKNQVQALLAYIASKEDVPEHVAAMVAGLAPNIESGVPSPHEILGSSGGSKTP; encoded by the exons ATGTGGAAGGTGACTCATAAGAGAAAAAATGGCACCTATGTGAATGACGAGGCTATGGAGATTGGG gaaaaaattgatgaattgaTGTTGAAAAATCCGGAAACTGCATCTGAAATATCTCCAAATGATCCTATTGGTGTCATATTTGGAAAAGAGCATCCAGGTCGGGTTAGAGGACTTTCGTATGGCGCGTGTCCTACTCTTGCTTTTCAGCAATCAACTACAAGAATAAGAGGAATCAACTTTGCTTCACCTGATGCAGCTTCACCACATGACAAAGATAAGTTTGTGAAGATTGAAAATGAACTTGCAACTGTCAAGAACCAAGTGCAAGCACTGCTTGCCTATATTGCTTCTAAAGAAGATGTTCCAGAACATGTTGCTGCAATGGTTGCTGGTTTG GCACCAAATATTGAAAGTGGTGTGCCATCTCCGCATGAAATACTAGGATCAAGTGGTGGAAGCAAAACACCTTAG